The nucleotide window GCGCGTACCGGTGCTGCTGCACCTGCTTTCTCCGGGCGGCAAGCCGCTGCAGGTGACCTCCGACCTGCGCAACTTCTGGAACTCGACCTACGCCGAGGTGAAGAAGGAGATGAAGGGGCGGTATCCGAAGCATCCGTGGCCCGACGATCCCTGGAGCGCCCAGGCCACCCACCGGGCGAAACCGCGCGGTACGTAGCGCGTCATTACCACCTGCCGCGGCGGCGGCGCGGGCACCACGTTGGCGGCGAATTCCACTCGGCGCGGCCTGATGACCCCTGGAGCGCCCAGGCCACCCACCGGGCGAAACCTCGCGGTACGTAGCGTGCACGCTACGTGTCCGTTCAGGTGGTGGGCGAGGAACTAACATCGCGTAAACATCCCCGCACGGACACTGGCGTCCTACCCACTTTTCAGGGAAGGCCCCATGAGCAAGCTGACCATCATCACCGACCGCGCACTGGAACTGGCCAGCCAGGCCGGCACCAGCCTGAAGCACGCCGTTCCCAGCGCCGACAAGCTGTTGCAGACCGGCGCCGCCCTGGGCGTGGCCAAGACCGGCGGCAAGCTGGCGGTGAACTTCGTGCGGCGCAACCCGGCAGTGGCGGTGGCCACCGGCATCGGCGTGGGCCTGCTGGCCCTGGTGGCCTACCGCAAGCGCAAGCGCGACCAGGCCGCAGCGCCGATCGAAGGCAAGTCGCGCCGCGTGGAAGCGCGCAAGGTCAATGGCACCAGCCGCACCTCCACCGCGCGCAAGACCGGCACGCCGCGCAAGCCGCGCAGCACGACGCGTTCTGCCGAAAGCTGATGTCGGCGGGCGCCCGCGTCAGAGCGGGCGCCATTCCCCGGGCGCGAGGTCGCCCAGGCGGGCATCGCCCATCGCCATGCGCACCAGCCGCAGCGTCGGCAGCCCGACCGCGGCGGTCATGCGCCGCACCTGCCGGTTGCGGCCCTCGGTGATCGTCAGCGACAACCATGCATCCGGCACGGTCTTGCGGAAGCGCACGGGCGGGTCGCGTTCCCACAGCGTCGGGGCGGGATGGAGCCGTTCGACCTGCGCCGGTCGGGTGGGACCATCGTTCAGCACAACGCCGTTGCGCAGCGCCTCCAGCTGCGCCTGCGTCGGCGTGCCTTCCACCTGCACCCAGTAGGTTTTCGGCTGCTTGTGGCGCGGATCGGTCAGCCGGTTCGCCAACACGCCATCATCGGTGAGCAGCAACAGGCCTTCGCTGTCGTAATCCAGCCGTCCCGCCGCGTAGACGCGCGGCGGCAGGCCGAACCCGGCCAGCGTCCGTCGCGGCGGATCGCTGCGGTCGGTGAACTGGCACAGGACGTTGAACGGTTTGTTGAACGCGATCAGCACACCGCGCTTTCCGGAGAGACGACAGCGCGCATTGCAACCTCATCGGCGTGCCGCGTCCAGCACGTGATCGCCCTCATGCCGGCGGCGATGCCTCCGGCTCCGGATCGGCCTGCGCCGGCGTCCGGGATCTCCCGCGCGCCATCGCCTCGAACACGCCATCCCGGCGCACCCAGGCGTGATGCAGCGCGGCGGCCATGTGCAGCAGGATCAAGGCGAACAGCGCATAGCCCAGCCCTCCGTGCGCCTGCCGCAACACGCTGTACAGCGCCGGATCCTGCGGCAGGATCGGCGGCAGCGCGAACGCCGGCGTCATGCGCACCGGATAGCCGCCCGCCGACAGCATCGCCCAGCCGAGCAGCGGCATGGCCAGCATGGCGGCGTACAGCGCGACATGCGAGGCCTTGGCCGCGAGCGCCTGCGCACGCGGCAGCGAAACGGGCAGCGGCGGCGGTGGATGGCGCCAGCGGTGCAGCAGGCGGATCACCGCCAGACCCAGCAGCGCGATGCCCAGCGGCCGGTGCAGGTCGATCAGGACCGGGCGCAGCGACAGCGAGGCGACCATGCCCGCGCCGACGAACAGCATGGCCAGGATCAGCACCGCCATGCCCCAGTGCAGCGCGCGCGCGAACCCGTCGAAATGGTCGTGGCGGTTCATGGCTGCTTCTCCTTTCCTTCGGCATCGGCAGGCATGGCGATGTCGCCACGTGCGGTCTCGCGCTCGCGCCGGTTGAACGAGACGCTGTAGGCGGCCGCGCGCGCGGCCAGGATGGGATCGTCGGACAGCGCCACGCCGTCGGGCACCACGGTGGGGTCGTAGTTCACGTCCCGGCAGGCGCCCGTGGCCTGGGGCTCGCTGCGTGCCAGCACCAGCGTCCCGGCCACGTACCGGGGCCGCGCGTCGGGCCAGGGCTGCGAGGGGTCGTGCACCGGGTCATTGGCCGCGGCTTCGGTGACCACCAGGTCCCAGCGCAGGGGCCCGCGGGCCAGCCGGGTTTGCAGTTCGCGTTGCAGGTAATCCGCTTCGGCCTGCCGGCGTGTCGTATCCGCCAGCGGCTGGAACGGGGCCTGCGGCCGCATCGACCACCGCACGAAGCGCGAGCGGCCCTGTGCATCGATGAAGCGGAAGGCGTTCACGCCGTTGTATCCGGTGTTCGCCCAACTGCTCGACCAGGGTGCCGATTTCGCCCAGGCCTGGAAACGGGCGGCCTCCGGATACCGTTCCAGGAAGGCGGCCATTTTGGCCGGGTCGGGCTTGCCGGTGGCCGGGTCGGGCCGCGAGGCCAGCAGTTGCGCGTGGAACCCGGCCGGCGTGGCGACGGCGAAGAACGGGAAGCTGTTCATGGCCATCCGCCATTCCTGCCCATCGTCGGTGCGCAGCGACAGGGCCAGGCTCCGCACGCGGGCCTGTGCCTCGGGACCGAAGGGGTCTCCACCGCCGATCGACAGGCGTCCCTGCACCGGCGTGCGCGGCTGCCGGAACACCCGCGCACGCGACAGCGTGGCCGCCCCGGCGCTCGGTTCGAAGTAGCCGGCCACGCAGACGCCCCTGCTGTGCGCGCGCCGGAAGCCGGGGAAGGGCTTGCCGTTCTCGATGTCGTCCACCAGCTGCGGCGCGGTGAGTCGCCCGGCCGGCGCTATCCACCCCGCCACCCAGGCGAAGGGCAGCGACAGGGCCAGCACCAGCGCGGCGATGGCGGCCCAGGCACGCCAGGGGCGGGGCGGCGGCGAGGGCGGCGAAGGGTCGTCGGGGAGGCGCGGCATGAGGGGTTCCTGCGTCGTGGGATGCCGGTGGGACGCGCGGGTGGCGGTTTTATTCCCCGCGCAGGCCCGACCCGTCCGGAAGGAACCGCGAACGGGAATAATCCGGGCCGTGGTGCGTCCTACCTCCATTCCCGCCATGACCGTCCCATGCCTGCCCGCCCGCCTCCCCTGGATGACCAGACCCTGCACGCGCTGATCCCGCGCCTGCGCCGGTTCGCGCGCTCGCTGACGGGCGATGCTGCGGCCGCCGACGACCTGGTCCAGGCCGCGCTGGAGCGCGCGCTGACGCGCGGCGCCGACCTGCGCGATCCGGCGGCGCTGCAGGCCTGGCTGTTCTCGGTGCTGTACCGCGCCTTTGTCGACGAGCATCGGCGCATGGCACGCTGGAAGCGCATCGCACGACTGTTCTCCGCCGAGGACGATGCTTCTGCGCCCACGCCTGAACATGTGTTCGACGCACGTACCTCATTGGCCGGCTTCGCCTGCCTGACGCCCGAGCAGCGCGCGCTGCTGATGCTGGTCAGCGTGGAAGGGCTGGCCTACCGCGAGGCCGCGGACGCGCTGGGCATCCCGGTGGGCACGGTGATGTCGCGCTTGTCGCGCGCGCGCCAGGCGTTGCGCGCGATGCAGGAGGAAACGCCGCCCACGCCCGCCCTGAAGGCCCTGCGATGACCCTCGATACCCTGCACGAC belongs to Pseudoxanthomonas sp. F37 and includes:
- a CDS encoding pseudouridine synthase, coding for MLIAFNKPFNVLCQFTDRSDPPRRTLAGFGLPPRVYAAGRLDYDSEGLLLLTDDGVLANRLTDPRHKQPKTYWVQVEGTPTQAQLEALRNGVVLNDGPTRPAQVERLHPAPTLWERDPPVRFRKTVPDAWLSLTITEGRNRQVRRMTAAVGLPTLRLVRMAMGDARLGDLAPGEWRPL
- a CDS encoding cytochrome b, translating into MNRHDHFDGFARALHWGMAVLILAMLFVGAGMVASLSLRPVLIDLHRPLGIALLGLAVIRLLHRWRHPPPPLPVSLPRAQALAAKASHVALYAAMLAMPLLGWAMLSAGGYPVRMTPAFALPPILPQDPALYSVLRQAHGGLGYALFALILLHMAAALHHAWVRRDGVFEAMARGRSRTPAQADPEPEASPPA
- a CDS encoding catalase family peroxidase, yielding MPRLPDDPSPPSPPPRPWRAWAAIAALVLALSLPFAWVAGWIAPAGRLTAPQLVDDIENGKPFPGFRRAHSRGVCVAGYFEPSAGAATLSRARVFRQPRTPVQGRLSIGGGDPFGPEAQARVRSLALSLRTDDGQEWRMAMNSFPFFAVATPAGFHAQLLASRPDPATGKPDPAKMAAFLERYPEAARFQAWAKSAPWSSSWANTGYNGVNAFRFIDAQGRSRFVRWSMRPQAPFQPLADTTRRQAEADYLQRELQTRLARGPLRWDLVVTEAAANDPVHDPSQPWPDARPRYVAGTLVLARSEPQATGACRDVNYDPTVVPDGVALSDDPILAARAAAYSVSFNRRERETARGDIAMPADAEGKEKQP
- a CDS encoding sigma-70 family RNA polymerase sigma factor, whose translation is MPARPPPLDDQTLHALIPRLRRFARSLTGDAAAADDLVQAALERALTRGADLRDPAALQAWLFSVLYRAFVDEHRRMARWKRIARLFSAEDDASAPTPEHVFDARTSLAGFACLTPEQRALLMLVSVEGLAYREAADALGIPVGTVMSRLSRARQALRAMQEETPPTPALKALR